A single window of Melospiza georgiana isolate bMelGeo1 chromosome 6, bMelGeo1.pri, whole genome shotgun sequence DNA harbors:
- the LOC131085051 gene encoding fibrinogen-like protein 1-like protein: MPLRRSAGLVLLLLSQCSVSLGSREALGLANAHLLPQRDYERLGNAHQKDYPRDCFEILKHSKGNSRDGLYIIQPKEEPIVVFCNMQDGGWTVIQHITANSTVDFDRTWQDYKYGFGSVDENHWLGNEYMHQLTGSSVQYILGVKLVNLNAEVKWGQYEPFQIEGEESQYRIRVGLYKGNATDALTLDTEAYLHDNQKFTTKDRDNDNYFMNCAKLELNGIPGGGWWYDACAGANLNRRNMIYWQRDCSKQQPCKFAWMMVKPIEHHQSYPTKACPCQKVEL, translated from the exons ATGCCGCTGAGGAGATCAGCAGGattggtgctgctcctgctctctcagtgctctgtgtccctgggctCCAGAGAGGCACTGGGCCTGGCTAATGCCCACCTCCTGCCCCAGAGGGACTATGAGAGACTGGGAAACGCCCATCAGAAAG ACTATCCTAGGGATTGCTTTGAGATTTTAAAGCACTCCAAAGGAAATTCCAGAGATGGCCTTTATATCATCCAGCCAAAAGAAGAACCAATTGTTGTCTTTTGTAACATGCAGGATGGTGGCTGGACAGTAATCCAGCACATTACAGCCAACAGCACTGTCGACTTTGACAGGACTTGGCAGGACTACAAATATGGATTTGGCTCTGTTGATGAGAACCACTGGTTAGGAAATGAGTACATGCATCAGTTAACTGGCAGCTCAGTGCAATACATACTTGGAGTTAAACTTGTGAATCTAAATGCTGAAGTCAAATGGGGACAGTATGAGCCATTCCAGATTGAGGGGGAGGAGTCTCAGTATCGCATCAGGGTTGGCCTTTACAAAGGCAACGCCACTGATGCTCTGACCCTGGACACAGAAGCTTATCTCCATGACAACCAGAAGTTCACCACCAAGGACAGAGACAATGACAATTACTTTATGAACTGTGCTAAGCTGGAGCTCAATGGCATTCCTGGGGGAGGCTGGTGGTATgatgcctgtgctggggcaaaCCTGAACCGCAGGAACATGATATACTGGCAAAGAGACTGCAGCAAGCAACAGCCCTGCAAGTTTGCATGGATGATGGTCAAACCCATCGAGCACCACCAGTCATACCCTACCAAGGCCTGCCCCTGTCAGAAAGTTGAACTGTAG
- the CHRM5 gene encoding muscarinic acetylcholine receptor M5, with protein sequence MEVNLFSNSTVVNSSSINHKQLEGHSLWEVITIATVTAIVSLITIVGNILVMISFKVNSQLKTVNNYYLLSLACADLIIGIFSMNLYTSYILIGHWTLGSLACDLWLALDYVASNASVMNLLVISFDRYFSITRPLTYRAKRTPKRAGIMIGMAWLISFMLWAPVILCWQYFVGERTVPPEECQIQFLYEPIITFGTAIAAFYIPVSVMTILYCRIYKETEKRTKDLAELQGSESVAEYETIKPQKTLLKSCFSCKQQNLVKREGCQASWSSSSRSTSATAKASQAASTCMDWAKADQLTTCSSYASSEDEDKLATDPVFQVTYKSPSKSKAEEYSETTDVVVKDQPEESDFENQKYFLSPTKEHVQKSKKCVAYKFRLVVKADGTQEANNGCRKVKITPCSAALSKDPSIKSMDPNINNQITKRKRMVLIKERKAAQTLSAILLAFIITWTPYNIMVLISTFCSDCIPLTLWHLGYWLCYVNSTVNPMCYALCNKTFRKTFKMLLFCQWKKKKVEEKLYWQGNTRLP encoded by the coding sequence ATGGAAGTCAATTTATTCAGCAATTCTACTGTTGTAAACAGTTCATCCATCAACCATAAGCAGTTAGAAGGGCATAGCCTCTGGGAAGTCATTACTATTGCCACTGTAACTGCAATTGTAAGCTTAATAACCATAGTGGGAAATATTCTTGTAATGATATCCTTTAAGGTCAACAGTCAGCTCAAAACTGTCAACAATTATTACTTGCTCAGCCTTGCCTGTGCAGATCTCATCATTGGGATATTTTCTATGAACCTTTACACATCCTATATACTCATAGGCCATTGGACTCTTGGAAGCCTCGCCTGTGACCTGTGGCTAGCACTGGACTATGTAGCTAGCAATGCCTCAGTAATGAACCTCCTAGTCATCAGTTTTGACAGATATTTTTCCATCACAAGGCCTTTAACTTACAGGGCCAAACGCACACCCAAAAGAGCTGGCATCATGATTGGTATGGCTTGGCTGATTTCCTTCATGTTGTGGGCACCTGTAATCTTGTGCTGGCAGTATTTTGTGGGTGAACGAACAGTACCACCTGAAGAGTGCCAGATACAGTTTCTGTATGAGCCCATTATTACCTTTGGTACTGCAATTGCTGCTTTTTACATTCCAGTGTCTGTGATGACCATTCTGTACTGCCGCATTTACAAAGAGACCGAGAAACGCACCAAGGACCTCGCTGAACTGCAGGGCTCAGAGTCTGTGGCAGAGTATGAGACAATAAAGCCTCAGAAAACTCTCCTGAAGTCTTGCTTCAGTTGCAAGCAACAAAACTTAGTCAAAAGAGAGGGGTGTCAGGCTTCGTGGTCCTCATCTAGCCGAAGTACGTCAGCTACGGCGAAGGCCTCCCAGGCAGCGAGTACGTGCATGGACTGGGCCAAGGCTGACCAGTTAACCACCTGCAGCAGCTACGCCTCCTCCGAAGACGAGGATAAACTTGCCACTGACCCAGTTTTCCAAGTAACTTACAAAAGTCCATCTAAAAGTAAGGCAGAAGAGTATAGTGAGACTACAGATGTTGTTGTCAAAGACCAACCTGAAGAAAGTGATTTTGAGAACCAGAAATACTTTTTGTCGCCTACCAAAGAACACGtacaaaaaagtaaaaaatgtgtGGCCTATAAATTCCGTTTGGTGGTTAAGGCTGATGGCACGCAGGAAGCCAACAATGGTTGCCgaaaagtaaaaataactccttgttctgctgctctgtcaAAGGACCCTTCCATCAAAAGCATGGATCCAAATATAAATAACCAAATCACCAAAAGGAAACGCATGGTTCTTATAAAGGAGCGCAAAGCGGCACAGACTTTAAGTGCCATTCTTTTGGCTTTTATCATCACTTGGACTCCCTATAATATCATGGTTTTGATCTCCACATTTTGCTCTGACTGCATCCCCCTGACACTGTGGCACCTTGGATACTGGCTATGCTATGTGAACAGTACTGTTAACCCCATGTGTTATGCCCTCTGTAATAAAACTTTCAGGAAGACTTTTAAGATGCTGCTTTTCTGccagtggaaaaagaaaaaagtggaaGAGAAACTATACTGGCAGGGCAATACCAGACTGCCATAG